In Xylanibacillus composti, the following are encoded in one genomic region:
- a CDS encoding ABC transporter permease, with the protein MRIRALIVRIIKQFIHDKRSLALMMLAPLLILFLMKLVFDGGTYSPRIGSTDLPAALEETLAEHGATLIAFPSRNHADAALHAGELDAVLTVDGQQMSVVLEGSDLTANQSVMQLLQNAQEAMIPAINKGQTHISFLHGSEDMGTFDSLGPVLIGFFSFFFVFLLSGVAFLRERTGGTLERLMASPLRRWEVVVGYVAGFGLFAMLQAALIVWFAVDLLNMTMAGSFGLMLLVTLFLSLTALTLGTFLSAFANNEFQMIQFIPLVIVPQVFFSGLFSLDTMSEYLRWLSVIMPLTYGADALREVMVRGGGWADIAPDIYVLLTISLGLMALNVLALKKHRKL; encoded by the coding sequence ATGAGAATACGGGCATTGATCGTTCGTATCATTAAGCAATTTATCCACGACAAGCGTTCCCTTGCGCTGATGATGCTGGCCCCGCTTCTGATTTTGTTCCTGATGAAACTGGTCTTTGACGGGGGCACGTATTCCCCGAGGATTGGCTCGACGGATTTGCCGGCGGCGCTTGAAGAGACGCTTGCAGAGCACGGCGCTACCTTGATTGCCTTTCCTTCGCGAAACCATGCGGATGCCGCCCTGCATGCCGGCGAGCTGGACGCTGTCCTTACCGTTGACGGGCAGCAAATGTCTGTTGTGCTCGAAGGAAGTGATCTGACAGCGAATCAGAGCGTGATGCAATTGCTGCAGAATGCACAGGAAGCGATGATCCCGGCCATCAACAAGGGGCAGACGCACATCTCCTTTTTACATGGCTCTGAAGACATGGGAACCTTTGACTCCCTCGGCCCTGTTTTGATTGGCTTTTTTTCCTTCTTCTTCGTTTTTCTGCTGTCGGGGGTAGCGTTTTTGCGGGAGAGAACAGGCGGCACATTAGAGCGCCTGATGGCCTCTCCGCTCCGGCGCTGGGAGGTTGTCGTCGGATATGTGGCTGGCTTCGGCCTGTTCGCCATGCTTCAAGCAGCGCTAATTGTCTGGTTCGCGGTCGATCTGCTGAATATGACGATGGCCGGCTCATTCGGACTCATGCTGCTGGTCACCCTCTTTCTCTCCTTGACCGCCCTGACATTAGGCACATTTTTATCTGCCTTTGCCAACAATGAATTTCAGATGATACAATTTATACCGTTAGTGATTGTCCCGCAAGTATTTTTCTCCGGCCTGTTCAGCTTGGACACTATGTCGGAGTATTTGCGTTGGCTTAGCGTGATCATGCCCTTGACCTATGGCGCAGACGCATTGCGGGAAGTCATGGTACGCGGCGGCGGATGGGCCGATATTGCTCCGGACATCTACGTGCTGCTGACGATCTCTCTCGGGCTCATGGCGCTGAATGTGTTGGCGCTGAAGAAGCACCGAAAGCTGTAA
- a CDS encoding ABC transporter ATP-binding protein — MQDAACIEVAQVTKRFGKTTVLDGIDYTVPTAQICGLLGPSGAGKSTLVKIIAGIDSPDQGKVQVLGSLMPRLEMMQRIGYMAQSDALYAELSAKDNLNFFGSLYGIGGAKLRTRIQEVLSIVNLEQHVHKPVRYFSGGMKRRLSLAAALLHEPDILILDEPTVGIDPVLRQAIWHEFGNIASGGTTILVTTHVMDEAEKCDQLGMIRNGKVIACGTPEELKADKGASSIEEAFLAYGGEQA; from the coding sequence ATGCAAGATGCCGCTTGTATTGAGGTCGCCCAAGTCACTAAACGATTCGGCAAAACAACTGTATTGGACGGAATTGATTATACGGTTCCCACCGCACAGATTTGCGGGCTTCTCGGGCCGTCCGGCGCAGGCAAATCGACATTAGTCAAAATTATCGCCGGCATCGATAGCCCCGATCAGGGCAAGGTTCAAGTGTTGGGCAGTCTCATGCCTCGGCTCGAGATGATGCAGCGCATTGGCTACATGGCGCAATCCGATGCGCTTTATGCCGAATTAAGCGCCAAGGACAATTTGAATTTTTTCGGTTCCTTGTACGGCATAGGCGGAGCAAAGCTGAGAACGCGTATTCAGGAGGTGCTCAGCATCGTGAACCTTGAGCAGCATGTTCATAAGCCGGTACGCTATTTCTCCGGAGGGATGAAGAGGCGGCTTTCCCTGGCCGCCGCGCTTCTGCACGAACCCGACATCTTGATTCTGGATGAACCGACTGTCGGGATCGATCCGGTGCTGCGTCAAGCGATTTGGCATGAGTTCGGCAACATTGCGTCAGGCGGCACGACCATTCTCGTCACCACGCATGTCATGGACGAAGCGGAAAAATGCGACCAGCTCGGCATGATCCGCAACGGAAAGGTCATAGCCTGCGGAACACCCGAGGAGCTGAAAGCCGATAAGGGCGCTTCCAGCATTGAAGAAGCATTCTTGGCCTATGGGGGTGAGCAAGCATGA
- a CDS encoding YktB family protein, with the protein MTTTTELRINEPGLNQFPDFTGQDFDVFAIPGLEPRMEALIANVRPKLEAIGHIMSPYLSALCGEEMFAHVAKHARRTVHPPNDTWVAWAPNKRGYKAHPHFQFGMWGSHIFIQFALIYESDRKPLFGERWLRHLDEITQTVPNDYVWSMDHMKPEAAPHHALTRSDFEDMAKRLKTVKSSELLCGIHIQRDDPAAADGRQLGERAAEVFDTLMPLYRLAVQD; encoded by the coding sequence ATGACAACGACTACAGAGCTACGCATAAACGAACCTGGACTCAATCAATTCCCCGACTTTACCGGGCAGGATTTCGATGTGTTCGCCATACCTGGCTTGGAGCCGCGCATGGAAGCGCTCATTGCGAACGTGCGTCCAAAGCTTGAGGCCATCGGCCATATCATGAGTCCATATTTGTCTGCCCTGTGCGGAGAAGAGATGTTCGCCCACGTAGCCAAGCACGCCCGCCGCACCGTTCACCCGCCAAATGACACATGGGTCGCATGGGCGCCGAACAAGCGCGGCTACAAGGCTCATCCCCACTTTCAGTTCGGCATGTGGGGCAGCCATATTTTCATCCAGTTTGCGCTTATTTACGAAAGCGACCGCAAGCCGCTGTTCGGCGAACGCTGGCTGCGGCACCTAGATGAAATCACACAAACCGTACCGAACGATTACGTCTGGTCGATGGACCATATGAAGCCGGAGGCTGCCCCGCATCATGCGCTAACCCGCTCCGATTTCGAGGACATGGCGAAACGGCTGAAAACCGTAAAATCATCAGAGCTGCTATGCGGCATCCATATTCAGCGCGACGATCCCGCTGCGGCGGACGGCCGCCAGCTTGGAGAACGGGCGGCAGAAGTATTCGATACACTGATGCCGCTATACCGGCTGGCTGTTCAAGACTAG